The stretch of DNA ACTTTTGTGATATACTGTTGCACAGAAAAACCCAAAAATCTAAATTTGTTACTTATGTCAAGTGTTATAGGGTACATATCTTTTTCTTTTGGGTAACTTTCTTCAAGAAACTTTACGGACCTTACATATGATGCTTGCCACGAGTAAATCCACGTAGCAATATTTTCAATTCCCATCAGACTAAAGATATCACAACCCATAGGTGATATAAAATAATCGGAATTCAACAAAATACTTCTGTTTAAGGCTCCTAGGGAGGGTCCTAAATCAATAAATAATAAGTCATATTCTTTATCAAAAATACTTTTTAGTGATGTTAGCCAATTGGTTATTCTGAAACCCCCAATTTTGCCACCGTTACAATTTGTCCATGCTTCACTCAAAATATCCTCAATCAGTGAAACCCGGGGGTGACCCGGAATCAGTTCAAAGTTAAACCTATTTGTTTCTTTAAGTAGTGGTCGGTTGTTTTTATTAATCTCAGGTTCACCCATTAATAATGGTTGCAAGTATGAA from Desulfoscipio gibsoniae DSM 7213 encodes:
- a CDS encoding ParA family protein — protein: MIVVSFFNNKGGVGKTTLSINIASFIAFKYQKKVLFIDADPQSNSTQNILNDDYRDDVYKKDSDKTTLLSYLQPLLMGEPEINKNNRPLLKETNRFNFELIPGHPRVSLIEDILSEAWTNCNGGKIGGFRITNWLTSLKSIFDKEYDLLFIDLGPSLGALNRSILLNSDYFISPMGCDIFSLMGIENIATWIYSWQASYVRSVKFLEESYPKEKDMYPITLDISNKFRFLGFSVQQYITKVIGGERRGIRAYEEIMVEIPSIINRNLSWLFPKGLQIDDLVLGNIPHLYSLVPLAQSNHCPIHDLKTPDGIVGNHFKMVRQYSELMEDMCIKLLRNMGELYE